The bacterium genomic interval ACTCGCAGCGCGCCTTCCTTGTTCTTGAGAGCCAGCGCGGTTTGGAGCGCCCGGCGCTTGGCGGCCTTGGGCATGGTGTAGCTATAATCCCGAGGATGGGGCCCGAAGATCCGGCCGCCGCCGACCGAGAGCGCCTTGACGTCGCCGTGGCGGGCATTGCCGGTGCCCTTCTGGCGGTAGATCTTCTTGGTCGAGCCGCTGGTCATGCCGCGGGTCTTGGTCGAGTGGGTGCCGGCCCGGCGATTGGCGAGCTGGTTGCGAACCGCATAGTAAAGGAGCGACTTGCGGATCGGACCGGCCAAGAGGGCCTCGGCGACTTCGACGTCGCGAACCTTTTTACCGGATTGATTGTAGAGAGCTAGGGTACTCACGAAGCCACCTCCGCATTTCCTTCAGCCGGCGCATTCTCCGCCGGGGCTTCAGGCGCAACCTCGGCCTTCTCGGCCGGAGCCTGGGCCTTGAGCCGCTTTTCGAATTCGGGGTTGGAGGTGCGAATCAAGAGAATCGCATTCTCGCCGCCGGGAACGGCGCCGTTGAGAACCAGCAGGTTCCGCTCGGTATCGACCTTCAAAATCTTGAGATTGCGGACCGTGACCTTTTCATCGCCCATGTGGCCGGGCAGGCCCATCAGCTTGAAGACCTTGCCGGGATAGGTCCGTTGACCGATCGAACCGGTGCTGCGGTGGAAGGTCGAGCCGTGGCTCGCCGGGCCGCCGGCTTTATGGTGCCGCTTGATGACGCCCTGGAAGCCCTTGCCTTTGGAGACGCCGGTGACGTCGACCCGCTGGCCGACTTCGAAGGCACCGACGCCGAGCTGTTGGCCGACCTTGAAGCCCTCGGCGTCTTGGACGCGCACTTCCTTGAGGTGGCGGAAAGCGCGGAGGCCCTTCTTCTCGAAGTGGCCGCGCTGGGCCCGGTTGACCCGGCGGAACTCGAGCTCGCCGAAGCCGAGCTGGAGCGCGCTGTAACCGTCGCTCTTGGCGTTCTTCACTTGGGTGACAATGCAGGGCCCGACCTGGAGGACGGTGGCGCCATAGTAGTCGCCGCCTTCCGCGAAGATCTGGGTCATTGCGATTTTTTTCCCGATCAGGCCGGGTTTGACCGTCTTCTTGGTGCTCATACCATCTTAATCTCGACCTCAACGCCGGCGGACAGATCGAGCCTCATCAAGGCGTCGATGGTCTGCTGGGTCGGTTCGAGAATATCCAACAAACGTTTGTGGGTGCGGATCTCGAATTGCTCGCGCGACTTCTTGTCGACGTGGGGCGAACGCAAGACCGTGTAACGCTCGATCTTGGTCGGCAGCGGAACCGGACCCGCGATGCGAGCGCCGGTCCGCTTGGCGGTG includes:
- the rplD gene encoding 50S ribosomal protein L4, producing MSTLALYNQSGKKVRDVEVAEALLAGPIRKSLLYYAVRNQLANRRAGTHSTKTRGMTSGSTKKIYRQKGTGNARHGDVKALSVGGGRIFGPHPRDYSYTMPKAAKRRALQTALALKNKEGALRVVEAPAWKEIKTKQAVEFFKALESKSALLVIAAGNETIERSVRNLKGFKVIRVEGLNVYDVLKYDHLLISEDALKAVTERATVQ
- the rpsJ gene encoding 30S ribosomal protein S10, which gives rise to MAEETPGQKIRIRLKAFDHKLLDQSASEIVDTAKRTGARIAGPVPLPTKIERYTVLRSPHVDKKSREQFEIRTHKRLLDILEPTQQTIDALMRLDLSAGVEVEIKMV